From Stegostoma tigrinum isolate sSteTig4 chromosome X, sSteTig4.hap1, whole genome shotgun sequence, a single genomic window includes:
- the LOC125448291 gene encoding tubulin alpha-1C chain, translating into MRECISIHVGQAGVQIGNACWELYCLEHGIQPDGQMPSDKTIGGGDDSFNTFFSETGAGKHVPRAVFVDLEPTVIDEVRTGTYRQLFHPEQLITGKEDAANNYARGHYTIGKEIIDLVLDRIRKLADQCTGLQGFLVFHSFGGGTGSGFTSLLMERLSVDYGKKSKLEFSIYPAPQVSTAVVEPYNSILTTHTTLEHSDCAFMVDNEAIYDICRRNLDIERPTYTNLNRLISQIVSSITASLRFDGALNVDLTEFQTNLVPYPRIHFPLATYAPVISAEKAYHEQLTVAEITNACFEPANQMVKCDPRHGKYMACCLLYRGDVVPKDVNAAIATIKTKRTIQFVDWCPTGFKVGINYQPPTVVPGGDLAKVQRAVCMLSNTTAVAEAWARLDHKFDLMYAKRAFVHWYVGEGMEEGEFSEAREDMAALEKDYEEVGADSGEGEEEGEEY; encoded by the exons ATG CGTGAATGCATCAGTATCCACGTTGGCCAGGCTGGAGTCCAGATTGGAAATGCCTGCTGGGAGCTCTACTGCTTGGAACATGGCATCCAGCCTGATGGGCAGATGCCCAGTGACAAGACCATCGGAGGTGGAGATGATTCCTTCAACACCTTCTTCAGTGAAACAGGAGCAGGCAAACATGTTCCACGAGCTGTGTTTGTGGACTTGGAGCCAACTGTAATAG ATGAAGTACGTACTGGTACTTACCGCCAGCTGTTCCACCCTGAGCAGCTGATCACTGGGAAGGAAGATGCAGCTAATAACTATGCCCGTGGTCACTACACAATTGGCAAGGAGATCATTGACTTGGTTCTGGACCGAATCCGTAAACTG GCTGACCAATGTACAGGTCTCCAAGGTTTCCTGGTCTTCCACAGCTTTGGCGGTGGCACTGGTTCTGGCTTTACATCTCTGCTGATGGAACGTCTCTCTGTTGACTATGGCAAGAAATCCAAGCTTGAGTTCTCCATCTACCCAGCTCCCCAGGTGTCTACTGCAGTCGTAGAGCCTTACAATTCCATCCTGACCACCCACACTACCCTGGAACACTCTGATTGTGCTTTCATGGTCGACAACGAAGCCATCTATGACATCTGCCGAAGAAACCTAGACATTGAGAGGCCAACTTACACCAACCTGAACCGCCTCATCAGCCAGATAGTGTCCTCTATCACTGCCTCCCTTCGCTTTGATGGTGCCCTGAATGTTGATCTGACTGAGTTCCAGACCAACTTGGTGCCCTATCCCCGCATCCACTTCCCCTTGGCCACCTATGCACCAGTTATCTCTGCTGAGAAGGCATATCACGAGCAGCTAACAGTAGCAGAAATAACCAATGCTTGTTTTGAGCCAGCCAACCAGATGGTCAAATGTGACCCTCGCCATGGCAAGTACATGGCCTGCTGCCTCCTCTACCGTGGCGATGTAGTGCCAAAAGATGTCAATGCTGCTATTGCTACTATTAAAACCAAGCGTACCATTCAGTTTGTGGATTGGTGTCCCACTGGTTTCAAGGTTGGTATCAACTACCAGCCCCCTACTGTGGTTCCTGGAGGTGACTTGGCCAAGGTTCAGCGGGCTGTGTGCATGCTGAGCAACACCACAGCTGTTGCTGAAGCTTGGGCTCGCCTGGACCACAAGTTTGACCTGATGTATGCCAAGCGTGCCTTTGTTCACTGGTATGTTGGTGAAGGTATGGAGGAAGGAGAGTTCTCGGAAGCCCGTGAGGATATGGCTGCTTTAGAGAAGGATTATGAAGAAGTTGGTGCTGATAGTGGTGAAGGTGAAGAGGAAGGAGAAGAGTATTAA